The Winogradskyella schleiferi genome contains the following window.
ATAGAGCCATTCCATACTGATCTCATAAGACATTATTTAAGGTTATACTTAACTCGACTATGTAATCTAAAAATAAGATTATGCTGGTACTTTTGAAGCGACCTCCATCCGATCCCAATTTCTATGTTTGGCAATAGCATCTATAAATTCTTTTGGCTTTCCGTTAATAATTATCGCCTTATCATCCTTGTAATCCTTAACAAAGGTTTCATCAATTAAATGTTCACCTTCGTTATCTACGGCAATCGCTTTACAATATTTAAATGTCTCGTTAACAAATACTTTGTACTTGGGTACGTTTAATAATTTGTCAACAGAAGATTGTCCTCCTGGAATATAAATAGCATCAAACAGCACACTTTCGGTTGTCATAATTGCAGCATCTACTTCATGTTTCATATCCTCATCACAGGTAACGGTTCCACCATGAGGTGCCACTAGTTTTACCATCGCATTTTCTTTTTCAAGCGCATTTTTCATCTTCTTAAAGTTCTTCATTGAAAAACCGTCTGCAACCAGTACTGCAACTTGTCTAGTGGCAATACTATCGAATTTGGTATGTGCCTGACTTAGCGCTTTGTCTTTTTCTAAGTAATTTTTGGCCTTTGGTGGTTGCTGCTCTTTTGTATTAGCATCTGCACCAATCGCTTGATTTATGGGTTTATCAATACTTTTAGGAACATCCAGCCCTAAACCTTCACCAACTTTTTTCGCTAACTTTTTATCGATTTGGGATATGACCCAAAGCATCCGTTCTTTAATATGCTTGTGATTGCATTTTCCTAGCTCAAAAGTGTAGGCATCTGCAACATGTTGTTTTTCCCAATCCTCTAAACTTCTATAGAATAGCGCAGGTTGAGAAAAATGATCGTTAAAGCTTTCACTACGGGTTCTTATTTTCTTGGCATCAATACGCTCTTCATAAGAGGTAAAAGCACCTTCTGCCATTTTAGCCAAATGCGGACAGCCACCACCCAAGGAATTAGGGAAATACGCCGTTTGTCCTTTTGGAATATCCATTTGCATATGACCATCTCGTTGATTGTTATGCACTTCGCCGACTGGTCTATTTATTGGGATTTGATGAAAATTTGGACTGCCTAAGCGCGATAATTGCGTATCACGATATGAGAAAAGACGACCTTGTAAAAGCGGGTCGTTTGTAAAATCAATGCCAGGTACAATATGGCCTGGCAAGAATGCGACTTGTTCCGTTTCCGCAAAGAAATTTTCAGGATTGCGGTTAAGGGTCATTTTACCTATGATTTCAACGGGTACCATTTCTTCAGGTATTAATTTAGTGGGATCCAGTAAATCAAATTCAAACTTATGTTCATCTTCTTCAGGTACAACTTGAATGCCCAATTCCCATTCCGGATATTGGCCTGCTTCAATCGCATTCCATAAATCACGTCTGTGAAAATCAGGATCGGCACCATTGATTTTAACCGCTTCATCCCAAGTCACAGAATGAACCCCTAAAACTGGTTTCCAATGAAACTTTACAAAATGTGCTTCGTTGTTATCATTAATTAATCTGAAGGTATGAATACCGAATCCTTCCATCATCCTAAAACTTCTCGGGATAGCACGATCGCTCATAACCCATATCTGATTGTGAAGTGTTTCGGTAGTTCTTGAGATAAAATCGTAGAAGGTAT
Protein-coding sequences here:
- a CDS encoding catalase — protein: MAKKQSESNQKKADLKQFEKDSNGKVMTTNQGLKVNDTNNSLKAGERGSTLLEDFLLREKITHFDHERIPERIVHARGSGAHGYFELTKSIKKYSKAGIFTDTNRKTPVFVRFSTVAGSKGSPDLARDVRGFAVKFYTQEGTWDLVGNNMPIFFIQDAMKFPDLIHSVKPEPNKEIPQAASAHDTFYDFISRTTETLHNQIWVMSDRAIPRSFRMMEGFGIHTFRLINDNNEAHFVKFHWKPVLGVHSVTWDEAVKINGADPDFHRRDLWNAIEAGQYPEWELGIQVVPEEDEHKFEFDLLDPTKLIPEEMVPVEIIGKMTLNRNPENFFAETEQVAFLPGHIVPGIDFTNDPLLQGRLFSYRDTQLSRLGSPNFHQIPINRPVGEVHNNQRDGHMQMDIPKGQTAYFPNSLGGGCPHLAKMAEGAFTSYEERIDAKKIRTRSESFNDHFSQPALFYRSLEDWEKQHVADAYTFELGKCNHKHIKERMLWVISQIDKKLAKKVGEGLGLDVPKSIDKPINQAIGADANTKEQQPPKAKNYLEKDKALSQAHTKFDSIATRQVAVLVADGFSMKNFKKMKNALEKENAMVKLVAPHGGTVTCDEDMKHEVDAAIMTTESVLFDAIYIPGGQSSVDKLLNVPKYKVFVNETFKYCKAIAVDNEGEHLIDETFVKDYKDDKAIIINGKPKEFIDAIAKHRNWDRMEVASKVPA